The genomic DNA GACGAGAATGACCCGGCCGTCGCCACTCCGGCATGTAAATCCCGTCTGGAAGGAGGATTTAATGTTCGTCGCCTCGGAGCCGTTTGAAGAGATGTTAATGCTTAGCGTAGAGAACAGAGTTGGACAAGGTAAAGACGAGAGTCTCGGTTGTTTCTATATCAATGTTAAAGACATTCCACGAAGATTAGACACAACTAAAATGCTTGAACCAAGATGGTTCAATCTTCTTGATAATCTTGAAAGCGATAAGAAGAGGGAACACAAATTCTCTAGTAAGATACACCTCGGACTATGTTTAGAACAAGGGTACCACGTTCTAGACGAATCCACCCCTTTCAGCAGCGATCTACAGCCGTCATCAAAGATTTTGAAGAAACCCCCCATCGGAATTCTCGAACTTGGAATCTTAAGCGCCCGGAATCTCCTCCCAATGAAGGGCGGCGGCGGAGGAGGAACAACCGATGCTTATTGCGTGGCGAAATATGGAAACAAGTGGGTACGAACTCGAACTCTTCTCAACACTCTTAACCCACGATGGAACGAGCAATACACATGGGAAGTTTATGATCCTTGTACTGTCATCACTATCGGCGTTTTCGATAATCGCCATGTAAAGGGTAATCATGAGGAGATTAGAGATGAGAAGATTGGGAAGGTGAGGATTCGTCTTTCCACGCTAGAAACAGATCGAATCTATACACATTACTATCCTTTACTAGTTCTTCAGCCCTCCGGGCTGAAGAAACACGGCGAGCTTCAACTGGCGGTGAGATTCACATGCACGGCGTGGGTAAACATGGTGACTCAATACGGGAAGCCGTTACTTCCTAAAATGCATTACATCCAGCCAATACCCATTCGCCATATCGACATGCTTCGTCATCAGGCCATGCAGATAGTGGCGGCTCGACTTATCAGGGCGGAGCCGCCACTTAGGAAGGAAGTGGTTGAGTATATGCTCGACGCGAATTACCATATGTGGAGTTTGCGTCGGAGTAAGGCGAATTTCCAACGGATAATGTCGCTTCTATCCGGTGTGACGGCGGTAATTAGATGGCTTAACGACGTTTGTAATTGGCGAAATCCGATCACGACATGTCTAGTTCAGGTCTTATTCTTGATATTAGTGAGTTGTCCTGGTTTGATTCTCCCGACGATTTTCCTCTATTTATTCGTGATCGGGCTCTGGAACTACCGGTTCAGACCCCGACACCCGCTTCACATGGACGCGAGAATGTCCCAGGCGGAGTTCGTTCATCCGGACGAACTCGACGAGGAATTCGACAATTTTCCGTCGAACCGGCAGCCTGAGATCGTGCGGATGAGGTACGACAGGCTGAGAAGCGTCGGCGGAAGAGTGCAAACCGTGCTGGGCGATTTGGCGACGCAAGGAGAAAGAGTGCTGGCGTTACTGAGCTGGAGAGATCCAAGAGGGACGGCGATCTTCATAATGATATCGCTGATATGGGCGGTGGTTTTGTATGTAACGCCGGTTCAGGTTGTGGCGATTATTATAGGGCTTTATTTGCTCCGACACCCACGGTTCAGGAATAGGATGCCGTCGGTTCCGGTTAATTTCTTCAAGCGATTGCCGGCTAAGACAGATATGCTTctataacatatattattattattgttaattttgtcgataataactaaattattctgaaaataaaatca from Impatiens glandulifera chromosome 9, dImpGla2.1, whole genome shotgun sequence includes the following:
- the LOC124913668 gene encoding FT-interacting protein 7: MDMATTKLVVEVLDASDLMPKDGQGSASPYVQIDFNGQEQRTQTKQKDLNPQWSETLFFNINDHKDLNDQTIVVTIYNDTKSGHHKNFLGRVRISGVSVPTSQSEASVQRYPLDKRGMFSHIKGDIALRVYLAMVSLPPQPPPVQTQNWSVPQTVDTQFEHNHNHHHQQQQQPPPSIPLREINTNMDPIASGGGGEQKKKNKEKEVRTFYSIGVNGPPPPVPNPIPAPLPQMRPATVEMRTDFMKPGPIPMMHMQFPGQKPDFGVVETRPMVPATAMKMGYYRAGDKTASTYDLVEPMQYLYVRVVKAKELPAMDAVSGSLDPYVEVKLGNYKGLTNHFEKNQNPVWNKVFAFSKDNLQANVVEVTVKDKDIGKDDLVGKVWFDLNEVPVRVPPDSPLAPQWYRLVDKKGLKNGEIMLAVWMGTQADEAFPEAWHSDAHDVGHQALHYTRSKVYFSPKLYYLRVLVIEAQDLVPSDRSRPLETFVRVLVGNQTRMTRPSPLRHVNPVWKEDLMFVASEPFEEMLMLSVENRVGQGKDESLGCFYINVKDIPRRLDTTKMLEPRWFNLLDNLESDKKREHKFSSKIHLGLCLEQGYHVLDESTPFSSDLQPSSKILKKPPIGILELGILSARNLLPMKGGGGGGTTDAYCVAKYGNKWVRTRTLLNTLNPRWNEQYTWEVYDPCTVITIGVFDNRHVKGNHEEIRDEKIGKVRIRLSTLETDRIYTHYYPLLVLQPSGLKKHGELQLAVRFTCTAWVNMVTQYGKPLLPKMHYIQPIPIRHIDMLRHQAMQIVAARLIRAEPPLRKEVVEYMLDANYHMWSLRRSKANFQRIMSLLSGVTAVIRWLNDVCNWRNPITTCLVQVLFLILVSCPGLILPTIFLYLFVIGLWNYRFRPRHPLHMDARMSQAEFVHPDELDEEFDNFPSNRQPEIVRMRYDRLRSVGGRVQTVLGDLATQGERVLALLSWRDPRGTAIFIMISLIWAVVLYVTPVQVVAIIIGLYLLRHPRFRNRMPSVPVNFFKRLPAKTDMLL